Within Pseudomonas sp. LBUM920, the genomic segment GCATCGCGGAAAGGCCCGTAATAGGCGCTGGCGTACTTGGCCGAGTAGGCCATGATCCGCACATTGACGTGACCGGCCAGCTCCAGGGCTTCGCGAATCGCCTGGATGCGACCGTCCATCATGTCCGACGGCGCGACGACCTGGGCGCCAGCGGCTGCGTGGGACAACGCCTGTTTGACCAGCGCATCGACGGTAATGTCGTTTTGAACATAGCCGTCTTCGTCAAGAATGCCATCCTGGCCGTGGGTGGTGAACGGGTCCAGCGCCACGTCGGTGATCACCCCCAGCTGCGGGAAACGCTCGCGCAACGCGCGGGTGGCACGCTGGGCAATGCCTTGCGGGTTCCAGGCTTGCGCAGCATCAAGAGACTTGAGTTCAGACGGCGTCACTGGAAACAGCGCCAGCGCCGGAATCCCGAGTTCCACCCAGTTCGCCGCCTCGATCAGCAGCTGATCAATGGTCAAGCGCTCCACACCCGGCATCGATGCCACGGCTTCCCGACGGTTTTCACCGTCCAGCACAAACACCGGCAAGATCAGATCGTTCGTCGTCAGCACGTTTTCACGCACCAGGCGGCGAGAAAAATCATCACGGCGATTGCGGCGCAGGCGGGTAGCAGGGAACAGGCGATTGGCAGGGGTAAAGCTCACGACAGACTCCTGAGCCCGTGTTTACGGGCGAGCGTTGCAGTTATAAGCGGCCATTATGACGAAGGAATGACAGTTGTGCTTATCGATGCGACCTGCAGTCGCATTCGTCGCATATGTAGGAATTGTTCACTTCGTGACACATCTCGATACTTTCATGAATGTTCACGAAGGCGTAGGCTGCGCGTTCATTTCGCCAGCACCCCAGACCATGCTTCAACAATTTCTGCATGACTTCGGCTACTTTGCGCTCTTCCTGGGCACGTTCTTCGAAGGCGAAACCATTCTGGTTCTCGCAGGCTTCCTGGCGTTCCGTGGATACATGGATATCAACCTGGTGGTGGTCGTTGCCTTCTTTGGCAGCTATGCCGGTGACCAGCTGTGGTACTTCCTGGGGCGCAAGCATGGCCGCAAACTGTTGGCGCGCAAGCCGCGTTGGCAACTGATGGGCGACAAAGCGCTGGAACACATCCGCAAGCATCCGGATATCTGGGTGTTGAGCTTTCGGTTCGTCTACGGGCTGCGCACCGTGATGCCGGTGGCGATTGGCTTGTCCGGCTACCCGCCTTTGCGCTACCTGCTGCTCAACGGTATTGGCGCGGCGGTGTGGGCGGCGGCGCTGGGCGCTGCGGCTTATCATTTTGGCGCGGTGCTGGAAGGCATGCTCGGCAGCATCAAGAAATATGAGCTGTGGGTGCTGGGCGCGCTGCTGTTGCTGGGCTTGGGCCTGTGGCTGCGCCGCCGCTTCAAGAACGCGCGCATTGCCCGCCAGGCCTGCGAAGATGCCAAGGCCCGGCTGGCCGCAGAGCAACTCGTCGAGCCCGCCAAGGTCGACGCGCCTAAGACGCCAATCGAGTAAGCCGGTCTCTGCAGCAGTAGAGACCCATCACGCTGAGCAAGCTGTAACTCACCAGGCCCAGCCAGCCCAAATTGCTGGCCGGCCACAGCCCCACCACCGGCGCCAGCCATACCAACGGTACATTCAGCCCCAGGCGTACCAGCTCAGCTTTCAGGGCCCAGGGGCGATTTTCCAACGCCACGCCCAGCGTGAACAACCCTGACGCCATCGCGCTCCAGCCCAGGATCAACGCCGCCGTGGGCAGCCCTTCGCCGGCATTCATCAGATAGCTGCCAAACCCCACATATGCCGCAAATTGCAGGGCAACGTAGATTTGCTGGCGTGCGTCCAGCGGCACTTCGAATTTGCGGAACTGGCTCAAATCGGGCTTGGCCAGTGGGTATTTGGCTTTGACATCCGCCGGGCGCCACCCGGTGCGCATGAACCAGATGCGCAGCTTGTCCCACCAGCTCTCGGTACGCCGCGCATCACTCCACAACTGCGCATAAAACTGCAGGTTGGCCCACAGCGGGTTCCAACTGGCCAAGGGCGTGGTCACGCCAAAGATCACCGGCTCGTTGTCGTCTTCTTCCTGGAAGC encodes:
- the hemB gene encoding porphobilinogen synthase → MSFTPANRLFPATRLRRNRRDDFSRRLVRENVLTTNDLILPVFVLDGENRREAVASMPGVERLTIDQLLIEAANWVELGIPALALFPVTPSELKSLDAAQAWNPQGIAQRATRALRERFPQLGVITDVALDPFTTHGQDGILDEDGYVQNDITVDALVKQALSHAAAGAQVVAPSDMMDGRIQAIREALELAGHVNVRIMAYSAKYASAYYGPFRDAVGSALNLGKANKASYQMDPANSQEALHEVAADLAEGADMVMVKPGMPYLDILYRVKEEFKVPTFVYQVSGEYAMHMAAIQNGWLSEAVILESLTAFKRAGADGILTYFAARAAQLLREQQ
- a CDS encoding DedA family protein, whose translation is MLQQFLHDFGYFALFLGTFFEGETILVLAGFLAFRGYMDINLVVVVAFFGSYAGDQLWYFLGRKHGRKLLARKPRWQLMGDKALEHIRKHPDIWVLSFRFVYGLRTVMPVAIGLSGYPPLRYLLLNGIGAAVWAAALGAAAYHFGAVLEGMLGSIKKYELWVLGALLLLGLGLWLRRRFKNARIARQACEDAKARLAAEQLVEPAKVDAPKTPIE